In Schizosaccharomyces osmophilus chromosome 2, complete sequence, the following proteins share a genomic window:
- the gcn5 gene encoding SAGA complex histone acetyltransferase catalytic subunit Gcn5: protein MNLNHPSEKEEEKDTLMEVDKPASTSIGEESKETNMGKHAQSSLATKGNDTDSRKGQQLLSSDMNVDFDVGQLKILEKPAALEEKRGIIKFRVVANDDHPESFIMLTGLKNIFMKQLPKMPKEYITRLIYDRNHLSMTIVKDNLHVVGGITYRPFEQREFAEIVFCAIASTEQVRGYGSHLMNHLKDYVRGTSKVQHFLTYADNYAIGYFKKQGFTQEINLSKEIWMGYIKDYEGGTLMQCTMLPKIKYLEASVILAIQKASVISKINRLTRSNLVYPGLDVFKYGPAHIEPNQVPGLMEVGWCKEMEDLAQQPKPKPFFAVLEMLFTEMQNHPSSWPFAQPVNREDVPDYYEVIEHPVDLSTMEYRLRNNQYESVEEFIRDAKLIFNNCRQYNDPSTTYYKNADRLEKFFQKQLSETEYSHLAD from the coding sequence ATGAATTTGAACCATCCCTCCGAgaaggaggaagaaaaagatacGTTGATGGAAGTTGACAAGCCTGCTAGTACTAGCATTGGAgaagaaagtaaagaaacgaatATGGGAAAACATGCGCAATCTTCCTTGGCCACAAAGGGGAATGATACAGATTCTCGGAAAGGCCAACAATTGCTTTCATCTGACATGAACGTAGATTTTGACGTGGGACAACTAAAGATTCTCGAAAAGCCTGCGgctttagaagaaaagcgaGGAATCATAAAGTTTCGTGTGGTAGCAAATGACGATCATCCTGAAAGCTTTATCATGTTAACAggtttgaaaaatatttttatgaaacaGCTACCAAAAATGCCAAAAGAATACATCACCAGACTTATTTACGACAGAAATCACTTATCCATGACCATCGTGAAAGATAACTTGCACGTTGTGGGTGGCATCACCTACCGTCCTTTTGAGCAACGTGAATTTGCCgaaattgttttctgtGCCATTGCTTCTACTGAGCAGGTACGGGGCTATGGTTCACATTTAATGAACCATCTGAAAGACTATGTTCGTGGAACCTCCAAAGTCCAGCACTTCCTCACATATGCCGATAACTATGCCATTGgttattttaaaaaacaagggTTTACACAAGAAATCAATTTGTCCAAAGAAATCTGGATGGGCTACATAAAAGATTACGAAGGTGGTACCTTGATGCAGTGTACCATGCTcccaaaaattaaatacCTGGAAGCGAGTGTAATTTTGGCTATTCAAAAAGCTTCTGTTATCTCGAAAATTAATAGACTCACTCGTTCCAACCTTGTATATCCTGGACTAGATGTTTTCAAATACGGGCCTGCACATATCGAACCAAACCAAGTTCCAGGCTTGATGGAAGTAGGATGGTGTAAGGAAATGGAAGATCTGGCTCAACAGCCAAAGCCAAAGCCATTCTTTGCTGTGTTGGAAATGCTGTTCACCGAAATGCAAAATCATCCTTCCTCTTGGCCGTTTGCTCAACCGGTAAACAGAGAGGACGTTCCCGATTATTACGAAGTCATCGAGCATCCGGTCGATTTATCTACCATGGAATACCGGCTTCGTAACAATCAATATGAATCCGTGGAAGAATTCATACGTGATGCAAAATTAATATTTAATAATTGTCGACAATATAATGATCCAAGCACAACATATTACAAAAACGCTGACCGTCTTGAGaagtttttccaaaaacaactTTCGGAAACGGAGTACTCTCATTTGGCCGATTAA
- the otu2 gene encoding ubiquitin specific cysteine protease, OTU family, Otu2 → MMEELFSKQREEHKQLQSSIASLRRQAKEGNKKQKKQVQQKIADMEADLSQRHAQERTDLERTEEPEEGNEQDDLVATLLKQMESTDLDKPKKSPENSKSEAVDQPKETKKSRNRQKERLERRKAEMQQLSERAETEHADTVDKQKVEKDELSKILSNSGLVAVDIIPDGHCLFASISHQLNYHFNIKLNYHQLRDRAANYIFKHGDEYSGFLLDEDTGEVMSVEQYCNEIRTTGKWGGDIEIQALSNDVQVPIYVYNTNGPIIKFEPQEAKHTTPVCIAYYQHLYGLGAHYNSLVYNNK, encoded by the exons ATGATGGAGGAATTGTTCAGTAAACAGAGAGAAGAGCATAAACAGCTTCAAAGTTCTATTGCTTCTCTTAGGAGGCAAGCCAAAGagggaaacaaaaagcaaaagaagcaagTTCAGCAAAAAATCGCCGACATGGAAGCCGATTTGTCTCAAAGGCACGCGCAGGAAAGAACGGATCTTGAACGGACCGAGGAGCCAGAGGAAGGCAATGAGCAGGATGATCTTGTTGCTACATTGCTAAAACAAATGGAGTCGACGGATTTGGACAAACCCAAGAAGTCACctgaaaattcaaagagTGAAGCAGTAGATCAACCCAAGGAAACTAAAAAGTCTAGGAATCGTCAAAAAGAACGTCTT GAACGTAGGAAGGCAGAAATGCAACAATTGAGCGAACGAGCAGAAACAGAGCATGCAGACACAGTTGACAAACAAAAGGTTGAAAAGGATGAGCTTTCTAAGATTCTTTCGAATTCAGGATTGGTTGCTGTTGATATCATTCCAGACGGTCATTGTTTATTCGCATCCATTTCTCATCAACTTAACTATCATTTCAATATAAAGCTGAACTATCATCAGCTCCGTGATCGCGCTGCAAACTACATTTTTAAGCATGGGGATGAATATTCTGGCTTTTTACTCGATGAAGACACAGGAGAAGTAATGTCGGTGGAGCAATATTGCAATGAAATTCGGACAACGGGAAAATGGGGAGGTGATATTGAAATTCAAGCACTTTCCAATGATGTACAAGTTCCTATCTACGTTTACAATACAAATGGACCCATTATTAAATTTGAACCTCAAGAAGCGAAGCATACGACGCCTGTATGCATCGCATACTACCAACATTTATACGGATTGGGTGCTCACTATAATAGCTTGGTGTACAATAATAAGTGA
- a CDS encoding SPAC1952.04c-like, conserved protein, with protein sequence MFFFFFLPLGLQDFWHNKSKYAKLQLTCPRCFNKSVRVCRHWKTLSIIILPILPVYTSKALRCSVCKWWEPTNKHLIEQKIRDEPRLQSARLQAHPGMQYPHPATTIQQPCYEPSGSNPSQDQSHSKPQRHSEEPLPPYS encoded by the exons atgtttttctttttctttcttcctcttGGACTCCAGGATTTCTGGCACAATAAGAGTAAATACGCAAAACTTCAACTGACTTGTCCAAGATG TTTTAATAAATCAG TTCGTGTTTGTCGACATTGGAAAACGCTTTCCATTATCATTTTACCGATTCTCCCTGTCTATACTTCGAAA GCTTTACGATGCTCTGTTTGCAAATGGTGGGAGCCTACCAACAAACACTTAATTGAACAGAAAATTAGGGACGAACCTCGTCTGCAAAGTGCAAGGCTACAAGCACATCCTGGAATGCAGTATCCCCATCCTGCAACAACGATACAGCAACCTTGCTACGAACCTAGTGGCTCGAATCCATCACAAGACCAGTCGCACTCAAAACCCCAGAGGCATTCTGAGGAGCCGCTTCCTCCCTATTCATAA